One Dioscorea cayenensis subsp. rotundata cultivar TDr96_F1 chromosome 17, TDr96_F1_v2_PseudoChromosome.rev07_lg8_w22 25.fasta, whole genome shotgun sequence DNA window includes the following coding sequences:
- the LOC120281046 gene encoding uncharacterized protein LOC120281046 — MRGTDSGGSPPRREESEDFGKAIVPYVSPQDDSRKVDTQTSSQDVPSGVKDRDDLLRWARDEDAAEKEADRAQAEETVGERSTDAPTSAEEEAATILSEVLGDLHRHAEAPIETEHVTAPVITSSATSDSSHSSDEIPLKDRVAQIAKGKKVASEKKAQSRKKTQKKEKVSKRKSFSDPEVEASPRYKRRCTEAAKQGEKPSASSKKEKKKKATQQAKDSDEDRFYDKASKKKFESVEGRGVVVERMIDEGAFEKYGLTELLQQKSLYKSATFPESYSLSLVQEFYSNLLPSDKGITRVYVRGKWIPFTPTCLNKFLEFKPEVKGNYEEGLVLNEEVLKEITRGRTESWGEETRLPASNLTAKYNILFRLGIQNWLPAPHNSNIVKELALLLFAVGTGKKFNLGRLIFQNIVKEVDRTSSSTSLGYPADLSARFVTTWSTTREGRSNTRRKKSKISQKLSAQVRRLIYL; from the exons ATGAGAGGGACTGATTCTGGTGGAAGCCCACCAAGGAGAGAAGAATCAGAAGATTTTGGGAAAGCGATTGTCCCTTATGTCTCCCCTCAGGATGATAGCAGAAAAGTAGATACACAAACATCGTCTCAAGATGTGCCTTCAGGCGTCAAAGACAGAGATGATCTTTTGAGATGG GCTAGGGATGAAGATGCTGCAGAAAAAGAAGCAGACCGAGCACAAGCAGAAGAAACTGTTGGAGAAAGAAGTACAGATGCTCCCACTAGTGCTGAAGAAGAGGCTGCTACTATTCTAAGTGAAGTTCTGGGTGATCTACACCGACATGCTGAAGCACCTATAGAAACAGAACATGTCACAGCACCGGTTATAACATCTTCTGCAACATCCGACAGTTCACATAGTTCTGATGAGATCCCACTCAAAGATCGTGTTGCCCAGATTGCTAAAGGGAAGAAAGTAGCGTCTGAAAAGAAGGCCCAGTCAAGGAAGAAAAcccagaagaaggagaaggttagcAAAAGAAAGTCTTTCTCTGATCCCGAAGTAGAAGCTTCCCCTAGGTACAAGAGAAGGTGTACTGAAGCAGCAAAACAGGGGGAGAAACCATCAGCAAgctctaagaaagaaaagaagaagaaagcaacccaACAGGCAAAAGACAGTGATGAAGACAGATTTTATGACAAAGCAtccaagaagaagtttgaatctgTTGAAGGGAGAGGAGTTGTGGTTGAAAGGATGATTGATGAAGGAGCTTTTGAGAAGTATGGCTTGACTGAGCTGCTGCAACAAAAAAGTTTATATAAGTCTGCCACTTTTCCAGAAAGCTATAGTTTGTCTTTAGTGCAGGAATTTTACAGTAATTTACTACCATCTGACAAAGGCATTACTAGAGTCTATGTTCGAGGTAAGTGGATCCCTTTTACTCCCACTTGTCTGAAtaaattcttggagtttaaaccAGAGGTGAAGGGAAACTATGAAGAAGGGCTTGTGTTGAATGAAGAAGTTCTGAAAGAGATCACTAGAGGAAGGACAGAGTCATGGGGAGAAGAGACAAGACTCCCAGCATCCAACCTTACGGCCAAGTACAATATTCTGTTTAGACTTGGCATTCAGAATTGGTTACCAGCCCCGCACAATTCCAACATAGTGAAGGAGCTTGCGCTTTTATTGTTTGCTGTTGGTACTGGCAAGAAGTTCAATCTGGGAAGGCTGATCTTCCAAAATATTGTAAAAGAAGTCGATCGCACAAGCTCCTCAACATCACTTGGGTATCCCGCTGATCTGTCCGCAAGatttgttacaacatggagTACAACTCGGGAAGGGAGAAGCAATACAAGAAGAAAGAAGTCGAAAATTTCTCAGAAACTGTCAGCCCAGGTAAGAAGATTGATTTACCTGTAG